From the Sphingobacteruim zhuxiongii genome, the window GCGATTTGTAAGAAATTTATTGAACTACGGTATAAGTTACTGCCTTATATCTACAGTGTATTCTGGCAGCAACATAAATATGGTGATCCCATTCTACGACCGATCGCTCTGTTAGAGCAGCATATCGCGAAGAATTTACAACGCGAAGAGGAGTTTGCTTTCGGCGATCATTTATTAGTATCTCCTGTTTTACACCCAGGTCAAGCAAGTAAAATTGTTTATCTTCCGGAAGGAACTTGGTATTATTACTTCAACAATAAGGTGTACGTGGGTTCGCAAGAACATACAATCGATACACCGTTGGATGAGATGCCTTTCTTCGTTCGCGGAGGCGCCATTATTCCAGAATTCCCTGTGATGCAATATACGGGAGAGCAAAAGATTGAATCGCTTCGTTTGAACTATTACTTTTCAGCGGACAGTTGCGATTCTTATGTTTATTCTGATCATGGCGATACTTTTGCATACGAACAAGACGTTTATATAGATAAGCATTTTATAGCCGAAGGACGAAATAACGGAGTTAGTATCCGTCAAGGCGAACAAGGGCTTTATACACCTAACTATTCAACATTTGATTTATACCTAATTGGTTTACCTTTTACGCCGAGCAATATCATTGTTGATGGCTTAAAAGTTGAATCGAAGAAAGATACAGAAGGACTGTCATACGTACAATTAGACCGTGATTTCAAAAAGATAACAATTCAATAGAGAATAAATTTCTTAAACAACCTAATAATGAGTGAAGCGGTTCAAGTACATAGCTTACTGTCGGATTTTGATATTTCATTATTTAGATCAGGGAGGCACTACAAACTCTATGAGAAATTTGGTTCTCATGAGTTAACGATCAATGGGCAGGTTGGAGTATACTTTGCGGTATGGGCTCCAAATGCGAAGGAAGTATCGGTGATCGGAAATTTTAATGGCTGGAATCCTTATTCTCATCAACTACATGTGCGTTGGGATAGCAGTGGCATTTGGGAAGGATTTATTCCTAACCTGCAAAACGGGGAAGTCTATAAATACCATATTCTAACGAACCAAGGGGAACGTTTAGAGAAATCAGATCCTTTTGCGTTACATACTGAAATTCCACCAAGTACGGCTTCAATTGTTTCAACGACTTGGTACAAATGGACGGATTCGGAATGGATGTACAATAGGAGAGAAACGAATGCATTAGATCGACCGTATTCGGTTTATGAAATGCATTTAGGCTCGTGGATGCGTGATCCTGATCATCCGGATCGTTTCTTTAGCTACCTGGAAATTGGCGAACGACTCGTTCCCTATTTGCAGGAGATGGGCTTTACGCATGTTGAGTTTATGCCGGTTATGGAACATCCTTATTATCCGTCTTGGGGTTATCAAATCACAGGCTACTTCGCGGCGAGTTCTCGATACGGAGGACCTCAGGAATTGATGGGGCTGATTGATGCTTTGCATCAAGCGGGAATTGGAGTTCTGCTAGATTGGGTCCCTTCGCATTTCCCGGGAGATGCGCACGGGCTGTATCGATTTGATGGGACACATTTATTTGAACATGAGGATCCGAAGAAGGGATTTCATCCCGATTGGCAATCTTATATTTTTAATTACGGTCGGAATGAAGTCAAATCGTTCTTAATCAGTAATGCGTTTTTTTGGCTGGATCGTTACCATATTGATGGTTTACGTGTTGATGCCGTCGCTTCGATGCTTTACTTGGATTACTCGAGAAAACAAGGTGAATGGATTCCAAATGAGTTCGGTGGGAATGAGAATCTAGAAGCAGTTCGCTTTTTAAAGGAATTGAACGAAGCTGTATATAAATACTTTCCGAATACCCAAACTATTGCAGAAGAGTCGACTTCTTGGCCAGGTGTCAGTCGGGCGACTTTTAACGACGGTTTAGGATTTGGAATGAAATGGATGATGGGCTGGATGCATGATACGTTGAGCTATTTCAAGGAGGATCCTGTCAACAGAGCGTATCATCATGATAAGATGACTTTTGCAGGTGTCTATGCTTTTACGGAGAATTTTATGCTGCCACTCTCACACGATGAGGTCGTGTATGGTAAGCAATCATTAATCTATAAAATGCCTGGCGATGAGTGGCAAAAGTTTGCTAACTTAAGGTCACTTTACCTCTATATGTTCACCTTCAGTGGCAGCAAATTGCTGTTTATGGGCGGAGAATTTGGGCAAACATCGGAATGGAATGTCAACCAATCTTTAGATTGGCATCTCTTGCAGTTTAAACCCCATTTAGGTTTAAAGAAATTTGTGTCGGATTTGAACGCTGTTTATAAAAATCATCCAGCGTTGTATGAGAAGGCTTTTAGTCCAGAGGGATTTTCTTGGATTGAGATGGCTGATCATGCGAATAGTCTCTTTGTTTATGCTAGAAAAGGGCATGACGAGGAGAACGATTTGCTTGTTGTGTTAAATCTTACACCTGTTGTTCGTCGGAATTTCAGGGTCGGAGCTCCACATGAGGGCAAATGGGAACTTGTTTTGAATTCTGACGATGCGAAATATAACGGTAGTGCTGTCGCTGTAAAGAAAAAGGTAGCAACCGAATCGGTTTATTGGATGAATCAAAAACAGTCTATTGTATTAGATGTCCCACCTTTGGCGGGCTTAGTGTTTAAACGTGTTTTATAAGTTATGCAAGTTATTCATCTTAGTGTCGAGTGTTTTCCAGTTGCTAAAGTTGGCGGATTAGCAGATGTAGTCGGTTCATTGCCGAAATACCTCCGCCAGTTAGGTGTTGATGCTTCTGTGATGATGCCTTTTTTTGATCGGAAATTTACACAGGATCATCAATTTGATAGTGTTGCAAAAGGTGAATTCTACCAAGGCTCGTCACTACTATCCTATGAAGTGTTGCGTGAAAGCAATGATAGCTTAGGTTTTCCATTGTATTTAATACGCATTCCTGGGGTATTGGATCGTGAAGAAGTCTATTGTTATCCTGATGAAGCGGAACAATGGATTGCGTTCCAGCATGCAGTTTTACATTATCTAAAGACCAATGATATTCGTCCAGATGTGCTTCATTGCCATGATCATCATGTGGGTTTAATACCTTTTCTTATTCGTTTTACGAATGAATATAGATCATTAGCGGAGGTTCGAACAGTTTTCACTGTTCATAACGGACAATATCAAGGTTGGATGAGTTGGAGCAAGGGTATTTTGCTTCCAGGATTTGATACTTGGAAATGGGGATTATTGGATTGGGACGGTGTCATTAACCCTTTAGCTACTGCGATTAAATGCTGCGATGCTTACACTACAGTATCGGAAGGATATTTAGAAGAGCTATATAAAGAGGCTAACGGCTTACAGGCGCTGTTTTATGATGAACGGGCTAAATCACATGGCATTGTAAATGGTATCGATACGGCTTATTGGGATCCTGTTACAGATCAACTAATCATAGAGAATTATGGAATAGCACAAGTTGACGAAGGAAAGCTCGCCAACAAAAAGATTCTATCGACCCAATATGGTTTGGATCCAGCATTGCCTCTTTTAAGCTTTATTGGACGATTTGCAACGGAAAAAGGCGCTGATATCTTAGCGGATATCATTGAAGATCTCTTGGGTAACAGTAAGGTATCGCTGAATATCTTTATACTTGGCTCTGGTGATGCAACGATTCAAAATAATATTGCTGCGTTATTGCAGCGGTATAAAGGTCGTTTAGCAGCATTCTTTGGCTACAATGAAGGTTTGGCGCATCAGGTTTATGCCGCGTCGGATTTATTGATTATGCCTTCCAGAGTAGAGCCATGTGGCTTAAATCAACTTTATGCATTGAAATACGGTACCATTCCTGTTGTTCGTAAAATTGGCGGATTAAAGGATACGGTTATCGATGTTGAGGATGCAGGCTATGGCTTTGTGTTCGACGAGGTCGATTCTACTCAGGCTACAGCTGCGGTTTCGCGGGCTTTAGCTTATATTTCTAACGCAAAGCAATTTGATCAGATAAGAGAAAAAGCTATGGAACTGGACTTTTCCTGGCATCAATCTGCTCAAAAATATATTGACTTATATAACCAATTACTTAGATGATATGGCGCACAAAGTTGTTTCAATTGTATTAGGAGGAGGTCGTGGAACACGCCTTTATCCTCTGACCGATCAACGGTCAAAACCTGCAGTTCCTATCGCTGGAAAGTATAGATTGGTGGATATTCCGATTTCCAACTGTCTGAACTCGGGTTACAATAAGATTTTTGTTCTTACGCAATTCAACTCCGCGTCATTAAACAAGCACATTAAGAATTCCTACAACTTTAGTATTTTCAGTAAAGGCTTTGTAGATATTCTTGCTGCTGAACAGACTAGTGAAGGCGATAGCTGGTTTGAAGGAACCGCAGATGCTGTTCGTCGAACGCAAAAGAACTTAATCAATGTGGATTATGATTATGTGCTTATCCTTTCTGGTGATCAATTATACCAAATGGATTACTCTGCCATGGTCGAATTTCATGTCAAGGGTGGTGGGGATATCACGATTGCAACGATCCCAGTGACAGGCAAAGAGGCAACTGGTTTTGGTATTTTGAAATCTGATGAAAATGGCGAAGTATCGTCATTTATCGAAAAACCAGCTAAAGATTTGCTGCCTGATTGGACTTCCGAGGTTCCTGACGAATTGGAAAGACAAGGAAGAAACTATTTAGCTTCGATGGGGATTTATGTGTTTTCTAAAGGGGTCATGAAAAAACTTCTTGCAGAAAACAAAGGAATGGACTTTGGGAAAGAGATTATTCCAGATGCCATCGGGAATGTTAAAATTCTCAGCTATCAATATGATAGTTACTGGACAGATATTGGAACGATCTCATCTTTCTTCGATGCGAATATCGGCCTGACAGACGATATTCCTGCATTCAACCTATTCGGGGAAACAGTCTATACAAGAGCACGTATGTTACCTCCGTCTAAAGTTTCAGGGACGACTTTAAATCATGTAATTGTTTCCGACGGCTGTATTATATTAGCCGATAAAATCCATCGCTCTGTTATGGGAATTCGTTCAAGAGTAGGGGCTGGTACGGTTATAAAGATGACTTATATGATGGGTTCGGATTACTATGAAGAACTAACGGATGTTCTCGAGATGACGAATTCGCAGCAACCTCCTCCAATTGGAGTAGGTGAGCGTTGTTATATTGAAAACGCAATCCTTGATAAGAATTGTCGAATAGGTAATGATGTGAGAATAAAAGGTGGTAAACACCTACCAGATGGGGATTTCGAACAGTATTCGGTAGTAGACGGTATTATCGTGGTGAAAAAGAATGCCGTGATACATCATAATACAAGTATCGGCTTGTAATCCATATTGACTTAACGATATAAAAAAGCGTCTTGATATATTCAAGACGCTTTTTTTATTAAATATTTTGTTCTGGATTTACTGTATCCGTTGGTTTGTCTTTATTGTCAGCCTCCTTTTTTGGTTTCCTTTTACCAAATTCTGCAACCTCTACTATACGTGGGATACTTGATTTAGGTGCCATATGGCGAAGCTTCTTAATCTTTCTTCTACGCTTATAATTTCTTAAAAGGCTACTGTCTTGATAAAGATTCCAATTCATAAGTAATACCGAGAATAATACAACTGCTAGACCAATAATCTGCATTTTGGTAACTTCATGCTCGGTGAAGAAGTGGACTAGGATTAATGCTACAATAGGATTAACATAAGCATAGGTGCTCACTTCCGTTGCTGGACGAACCTGAAGCAAGAAGATATAGCAACTGAACGCCAATATTGAGCCCATTAAAGCGAGATAAACCATAGCACCCCAATATTCAATAGAAACACTCGAAGGATCGAAGCTGCTATATTCACCATTTACTAGAGCTACCGTAGTAAAAGCAGTTCCGGCTACAACCATTTGCCAAGCTGTCTTAACCATTACGTTTAGGTCTTCTTCTTTCGCTGGAGATTGCTCGGCGTTATCTTTGATACTAGCTTTTGAACGTTCCTTACTATATTTAGACCATAGTGAACCTACTGTCCAGCCAATTGTACCTAAGGTTAAAACAATCATCGCTGTTAGCTTATTCTCACTTTCTGTGGTTGCAGAGGCTGGACCAAATATTTGCTCAGCAAAGAGCATAATCACCCCCATAAAGCCAAGGGCCAAGCCGAGGATTGTTGTGATGCTTGAGAAGTTTTCTTTCCATTTCGGTTTATCTAAAATAATAAACCAGATAGCTGTCGCTGCAGATAAGATCGAAACGATAGCACTCGATATATATTGCTCCGACCAAATGATAGCGGCCATATCAATGAATAGCAATAAGAAGCCGACAAATGCAGCATCTTTTACAGCTTTCTTAATATAGATTTTATATCCTTTAAGATAGCAATATCCCATTAACAGCGTTCCCGCGATAATGAAGCGGATAGAGCCTAGCACAAAGGGCGGAAATGCATGTAGTGCTTTTTCAATAAAGAAGAATGTGGAACCCCAAACCACATAGACAACAGCGTAAGCAAAGATAATGGTGCTTGCTGCAGGGGTACTTGTATCTTTTACCATTGTATTCTTATTCCTTTGTCGGAATTACTAGTTTATTGTCTTCTTTTACAGTTTCTAAAACAATCGTCGTCCGAGTTGAAATTATACCCTCAACCTTACTTAGCGTATTACGCATAAGATCCACTAGGCCTGCTGAATCATTTGTTCTCACTTTAATTAAATAACCATCTTCACCCGCGATATCGTGTACCTCGAGTACATCAGGAATTTCAGCAAGCAATAAGCCTACTTTCTGTACACCAATAATATCTTGAGTCTTAATGAAAATAAAAGAAAGCATTTTTTGATCAAGTGCAGCGGGATTGATACGCGCATTATATTGAAGGATAACATCTTTTTGTTCTAACTTCTTAACGCGCTCTAGAATTGCGGAGGGAGCCATACCTAATTCACGTGCGATATCCGCATTATTTGTGCGCGCATTGTCTTGCATAATCCTCAATATTTGAAGATCAATTTGGTCTAAGGAATATTCTAGTTTTGCCATATCGGGCAAATATCGTTAATTCCGAATAAAATTCAAATTAATATATTTATAAATGAATAAAATTCAGTTTTATTACAGTATTGCAGGAGAATGTTTCTATGGAATGTAACGGATTTCTTTAGGGATATAGGCTAAGATACAAATAAAAGTTTCATAGTTTATATTCTTAATTTCAATCGTTTTCCAATGGTTAATTAGTTCTTGCGTTATTGTGCATGTTGTAGTTTTAATAGCGCTTAATAAAAGATAAAAAACTATAAAAAACGCAAAAAATGCGGATTATTTTATTGAATATTGCGTAATTTAGTGATTTCAATCTATACAGTCGTGTCGGAAATTTCAAGTTTAATATCCTTATCAAAATCCCTATCGGGGGATTTATATTTTGATCCCAACAATGTAGAACATCAGACGATGCGCTTAGCATATTCTACAGATGCATCTGTTTATCAAGAGATGCCGTTGGCTGTTTGTATTCCTCAGAATTTAGAAGATCTACAAACTTTGATTGCATATGCCAAAGCGAATCAAACTACATTGATACCGCGTACAGCTGGCACTTCACTTGCCGGACAGGTTGTGGGGGCGGGCATTATACTCGATGTCTCCCGATGCTTTAATCAAATCTTAGAGGTTAACGTTGAGGAGAAATGGGCGAGGGTTCAACCTGGTGTGATTCGTGACGATTTGAATGCTTACCTGAAGCCATTCGGTTTAATGTTTGGTCCTGAAACATCAACGGCGAGTAGAGCGATGGTTGGCGGAATGATTGGAAATAATTCATCTGGACTCCATTCGATCGTTTGGGGAGATACACGACAAAATTTATTAGCTGCCAAAGTACTATTGGATGATGCCCAATTGGTCGAGTTTAAAGACTTGTCTGAAGGCGAATTCTTTGGTAAGCTTGCTCTAAAGTCTCGTGAAGGAGAGATCTATCGGAAGATAAATAATATTTTAACAGACAAAACTAATCAGGAAGCAATTCTTGCAGGCTATCCAAAGAGTGAGATTACACGTCGTAATACTGGATATGCATTGGATATGCTGATGGATAGTAGTCAACCTTTTAATTTTTGCCGTTTGCTGGCAGGTTCTGAGGGGACGATTGGAATTATCACGGAAGCGAAAATTAAGCTATTGGATCTTCCTCCAAAGGAGATCGGCTTACTATGTGTACATTTCAATGATATGGTGGAATGTATGCGTGGGAATGCCCTTGCTTTAAAGCATCATCCCGAAGCATCGGAATTAGTTGATAAGTATATTCTAGACTTTACAGTAGGTCATCCGACCTATCAATATAATCGTTTTTTCATTGATGGGGACCCGCAGGCCTTACTGATTGTGGAATTTCGAGCAGATACCTTGGCAGAAATTGAAGCTAAGGCAGATGCTCTAAAACAGGCTCTACAACAGTCGAACTTAGGCTACGCATATCCTTTGATTACTGGGACGGAACAGACCAATTTAGTATGGGATGTACGGAAGGCGGGACTAGGCTTGATTAGAAATCTGCCTGGCGATAATCAACCCGTAAATCTAATTGAAGACTGTGCGGTATCTCCAGAGGATTTACCGGATTACGTGGCTGATATTCAAAAGCTATTAGCTGAAGAGGGTGTACATGCATCTTATTATGCACATGCAGGGGCTGGAGAGCTGCATATTGAACCATTTATCAACTTGAAATCTTCAGAAGGAAAGCGCCAATTTCGCTCAATATTAGAGAAAACAACGGATTTAGTATTGAAATACAATGGCTCTTTAAGTGGTGAACATGGAGATGGTCGTTTAAGAGGGGAGTTTATTGGCAAGGTGCTTGGTGAGCAAGTTTATCATTTGTTACTTCAGGTGAAGCAAGCATTTGATCCACATAATATATTCAATGCTAAAAAGATCGTTGACACACCGCCAATGGATACACATCTTCGTTACGATACTGTTCGTGATGGCAAAGATATTCCTACCTATTTTGATTTCAACAAGAATGAAAGTATACTTCGTTTAGCGGAAAAATGTTCAGGCTCGGGCGATTGTAGAAAGACAGAAATTACAGGTGGTACCATGTGTCCTTCATTTATGGCGACTCGCGATGAAAAGGATACGACGCGTGCGAGAGCAAATATGTTACGTCAATTCTTGACGAATTCAAATAAGCAGAATCGTTTTGATCACGAGGAACTAAAAGAAGTAATGGATTTATGTTTGAGCTGTAAAGGCTGTAAAACAGAGTGTCCTTCGAGTGTGGATATTGCGAAAATGAAAGCTGAATTCCTACAACACTATTACGATGCTAATGGCAGTAGCTTCCGGTCAAAATTGATTGCTAATTTTACACAATCGCAGAAATTAGGATCTTATGTTGCTCCAATTTATAATTTCTTTGCAACGAACCAAATTACGTCGGGTCTTATCAAGTCTGTCGTTGGATTTGCGCCGAATCGTTCATTACCAAAAGTTCATGGTACAACATTAAGTGCATGGATAAATAAACAAAACACGATTAAACAGAAAAGAAAAGTATATCTTTTTAGTGATGAGTTTACAGAATATAATGACACAGAAATCGGCATAACGGCTTATAAATTATTAACTGCGTTAGGATATGAAGTAGTTGTTCCAAAGCATTTAGAGAGTGGAAGAACGTTCCTTTCGAAAGGATTTGTTAAGAAAGCAAAAGCCTTAGCAAACAAAAACGTATCCATGTTAGCAAATTTGATTTCCGCAGACACGCCTTTGTTAGGTATTGAGCCTTCCGCAATTATTACTTTCCGCGACGAATACGTCGATCTTGTTGACCCTGATTGTAGAGCCGCAGCGGAAAGCCTTGCAAAGAATGCACTCATGGTTGATGAGTTTCTAGTGCAAGAAATAAAGGCAGGTAGAATTCATCCAGAGCAATTTACTGCTGATGCGCAGAAAATCAAACTACATGGTCACTGTTATCAGAAAGCATTCAAACTAGTTGATTACACCAAACAATTGTTATCCCTTCCAACAAATTATGAGGTGGAAGTTATACCATCGGGTTGTTGTGGTATGGCGGGTTCATTTGGCTATGAGAAAGAGCATTTCGAAGTGTCGCAGAAAGTAGCAGAATTAGTATTGTTTCCAACCCTGCGAAAAACTAGCGCGGAATATCTTATCGCAGCTGCAGGTACTTCATGTAGACATCAAATTAAAGACGGTGTGCAACGCAAGTCCTATCATCCTGTAGAGATTATGTATAATGCATTAATCAACAAATAAGAAACTTTTCGTAACTTAAACTGTTGTCATTAAAAAAGATAGATCATGAAAAAAACATTAACGTATTGCTTGTTAGCTTCGATAGCTGTCAGCTTTGCCGCATGTGGAAATGCTAATAAAACCGATGCATCCGCAGCAGACTCTACAGGATCATCGAATGAAGCGTCTAGTACCACTCTCAATCAATTGACCAACGATCCAAAAGGATCGCCACTACATTTATATTTCAACATGAATGAAGTAGGGCAGACCGATTCATCGGTGATTTACGATGCAAGGTCACTTTACAAGAATGATACTGTAGGTTTTAAATTAGAAGTCTTAAAGAATATTGATGCTGGAATAACGGCACAGAATGCGCCGGATAATGATTTAGGTTTTAGAGTAGGATCACTGCGTATATCTTCTTTAGGAGCCGTGTCCGATAATTTCCTAAAAGCCGTAGGAGACATATATGGATTGCCAGCGGCAGGAGCGATGTCAAGTAAGACTATCTCACCATTAGTATTCTCGTCAAATAACGAAAAAGTTGATTTAAGCAAATCAAAGTCTTATAATTTTAAGCTGTTTTTCGATCAAGCTACCGGAGAGCCAGCTGAGTTTTTTGCAGTAGTGGATAATTATAAAAAGTCATTCGAATTGTCTGAGAAAGATTCAACTTTTAGACAAGCTTTTATTAATGCCTTGTCAGGGAAATAGTTTTCGACTAAAAAAAGATTAAGAGCACCTTTCAGAGGTGCTTTTTTTGTTACCTACAATTTCTATTCAACGATAGAATAACGTGTCTTTTCTTACATTTACACTCATGATTCGCAAATTGATTTATTCTGTCCTTGTTCTTGTTTGCTTGTTTAATGGGATTGCAGTTGAAGCGCAAGATTTGAAGGCCGCACGTCAAACCCTAGGCAAAGCAAGCCATCCTGCATTAAGCGAAATATCAGGAATAATTGCCTCTCGGCAATATCCAGGGAAATATTGGGTTCACAACGATAGCGGAGATAGTGGTCGGATATTTTTAATTGATAGTGTTGCAAATCTGCAATGTGAATTCTATTTAGAAGGAGTGCATGCCGTCGATGTTGAAGATATCGCTTGGGTTAATAATGCTGGGCGAAACTATATATTATTGGCAGATATTGGTGATAATCAGGCTAAACGTAGCGAAATAAAGCTTTATTATTTTGAGGAGCCAAAGCTTAGCCATGGTAAGCGGTTGGACAGCATACCAGCATCGCAAATTCAAGAATTTACCTTAAGATTTCCTGACAAATCACGTGATGCTGAAGCCATATTCGTCGATCCAATTGACCAAAGGTTTTATTTAATCAGTAAAAGAGACTTTTATTCAACGCTGTATACCGCAGATATCTTCCAAAATAAACAGGGTAAATATACACTGAAGAAATTATTAGAATTGCCATTTACATTCATCACTGCCTCCGATATAACAAGTACTGGAGATGCATTGATCATGAAAAACTTAACCCAAATATTCTTCTGGGAAAGAAACCCAAAAGAATCAATACTTTCGACGCTTAAGAAGCCATACAAACGGGTTGCTTATCAAGTTGAACCTCAGGGGGAAGCTATTGCGTTTGATTTGAAGCCGAATAACTTTGTCACAATCAGTGAGCGTCCTTTTGGATTAGATGCTTATCTTTATCAGTATAAAATCACTAAACCATGAAAATAAAATTTACTATTCTTTTTCTTCTTTTGACTTGCTCTTTTGCTTTTGCGGCAAAAGTAGATACCTTATCTATTCAAAGCGCTGCTATGGGCAAAAGTATAAAAACTGTCGTCATTTCACCTGATAAGGCAGGTAAAGGGCTACCTGTACTGTATCTCCTACATGGATATTCTGGAGACTATGCAAATTGGGTCAATAAAGTCCCGGCGGTTAAGACTTTAGTTGATCAGTATGGTTTTATCGTGGTATGTCCCGACGGCGGATATGGTTCATGGTATTGGGATATCGAAGGGAATAAGAATTATCAATATGAAACATTTGTAAGTAAAGAGCTTGTCGGCTATATCGACGGAAAATACGATACAGCCAAAGACAGAAGCAAGCGTGGAATTTCTGGTTTAAGTATGGGAGGACATGGTGCGATGTATTTGGCGATTCGTCATCAAGACACATTTTCTGCTGTAGGAAGTACTGCTGGAGGAGTTGATATTCGACCTTTCCCTAACAACTGGGAGATGGCGAGTCGATTGGGAAGCTATGCGGAAAATCCGGAGAAATGGAATCAACATACCGTGATGGAATTAACCCATTTGATTAAACCTAAGTCTTTGGAAATATTTATCGACTGCGGAACGGAGGATTTCTTCTTTGGCGTGAACGAAAGATTACATGAAAAATTGAAATATATGAATGTCCCACATCGCTACTTAAGCATGCCAGGTGGACATAGCTGGGAATATTGGAGTAAATCGATCCATTATCAAATGGCATTCTTCAATGAGGTTTTTAATAAACCAAATGAACCGATAAAGAAATAATAGAAACGCACGGTATTTTGTTTACGACAAAATATTCATAAAAAGGAAGTTAAACTTTGCTAAGCCATTTTGAATAACAAGATGGCTTTTCTATTTTAGTTGCGGATTATTTTAAAGCTACTGCACTATATGCCGATCAATTTCAAGAACAGCTCATTATTTTTACTACTATTA encodes:
- the glgB gene encoding 1,4-alpha-glucan branching protein GlgB: MSEAVQVHSLLSDFDISLFRSGRHYKLYEKFGSHELTINGQVGVYFAVWAPNAKEVSVIGNFNGWNPYSHQLHVRWDSSGIWEGFIPNLQNGEVYKYHILTNQGERLEKSDPFALHTEIPPSTASIVSTTWYKWTDSEWMYNRRETNALDRPYSVYEMHLGSWMRDPDHPDRFFSYLEIGERLVPYLQEMGFTHVEFMPVMEHPYYPSWGYQITGYFAASSRYGGPQELMGLIDALHQAGIGVLLDWVPSHFPGDAHGLYRFDGTHLFEHEDPKKGFHPDWQSYIFNYGRNEVKSFLISNAFFWLDRYHIDGLRVDAVASMLYLDYSRKQGEWIPNEFGGNENLEAVRFLKELNEAVYKYFPNTQTIAEESTSWPGVSRATFNDGLGFGMKWMMGWMHDTLSYFKEDPVNRAYHHDKMTFAGVYAFTENFMLPLSHDEVVYGKQSLIYKMPGDEWQKFANLRSLYLYMFTFSGSKLLFMGGEFGQTSEWNVNQSLDWHLLQFKPHLGLKKFVSDLNAVYKNHPALYEKAFSPEGFSWIEMADHANSLFVYARKGHDEENDLLVVLNLTPVVRRNFRVGAPHEGKWELVLNSDDAKYNGSAVAVKKKVATESVYWMNQKQSIVLDVPPLAGLVFKRVL
- a CDS encoding glycogen synthase is translated as MQVIHLSVECFPVAKVGGLADVVGSLPKYLRQLGVDASVMMPFFDRKFTQDHQFDSVAKGEFYQGSSLLSYEVLRESNDSLGFPLYLIRIPGVLDREEVYCYPDEAEQWIAFQHAVLHYLKTNDIRPDVLHCHDHHVGLIPFLIRFTNEYRSLAEVRTVFTVHNGQYQGWMSWSKGILLPGFDTWKWGLLDWDGVINPLATAIKCCDAYTTVSEGYLEELYKEANGLQALFYDERAKSHGIVNGIDTAYWDPVTDQLIIENYGIAQVDEGKLANKKILSTQYGLDPALPLLSFIGRFATEKGADILADIIEDLLGNSKVSLNIFILGSGDATIQNNIAALLQRYKGRLAAFFGYNEGLAHQVYAASDLLIMPSRVEPCGLNQLYALKYGTIPVVRKIGGLKDTVIDVEDAGYGFVFDEVDSTQATAAVSRALAYISNAKQFDQIREKAMELDFSWHQSAQKYIDLYNQLLR
- a CDS encoding glucose-1-phosphate adenylyltransferase yields the protein MAHKVVSIVLGGGRGTRLYPLTDQRSKPAVPIAGKYRLVDIPISNCLNSGYNKIFVLTQFNSASLNKHIKNSYNFSIFSKGFVDILAAEQTSEGDSWFEGTADAVRRTQKNLINVDYDYVLILSGDQLYQMDYSAMVEFHVKGGGDITIATIPVTGKEATGFGILKSDENGEVSSFIEKPAKDLLPDWTSEVPDELERQGRNYLASMGIYVFSKGVMKKLLAENKGMDFGKEIIPDAIGNVKILSYQYDSYWTDIGTISSFFDANIGLTDDIPAFNLFGETVYTRARMLPPSKVSGTTLNHVIVSDGCIILADKIHRSVMGIRSRVGAGTVIKMTYMMGSDYYEELTDVLEMTNSQQPPPIGVGERCYIENAILDKNCRIGNDVRIKGGKHLPDGDFEQYSVVDGIIVVKKNAVIHHNTSIGL
- a CDS encoding Lrp/AsnC family transcriptional regulator, which encodes MAKLEYSLDQIDLQILRIMQDNARTNNADIARELGMAPSAILERVKKLEQKDVILQYNARINPAALDQKMLSFIFIKTQDIIGVQKVGLLLAEIPDVLEVHDIAGEDGYLIKVRTNDSAGLVDLMRNTLSKVEGIISTRTTIVLETVKEDNKLVIPTKE
- a CDS encoding EamA family transporter, with the protein product MVKDTSTPAASTIIFAYAVVYVVWGSTFFFIEKALHAFPPFVLGSIRFIIAGTLLMGYCYLKGYKIYIKKAVKDAAFVGFLLLFIDMAAIIWSEQYISSAIVSILSAATAIWFIILDKPKWKENFSSITTILGLALGFMGVIMLFAEQIFGPASATTESENKLTAMIVLTLGTIGWTVGSLWSKYSKERSKASIKDNAEQSPAKEEDLNVMVKTAWQMVVAGTAFTTVALVNGEYSSFDPSSVSIEYWGAMVYLALMGSILAFSCYIFLLQVRPATEVSTYAYVNPIVALILVHFFTEHEVTKMQIIGLAVVLFSVLLMNWNLYQDSSLLRNYKRRRKIKKLRHMAPKSSIPRIVEVAEFGKRKPKKEADNKDKPTDTVNPEQNI